The DNA window TCACCTATTTTAAAAACTAAAATTGTAAATTTGCACTTTCAAAAAAATTAAACTATTATGGCATTACATAACACAAATCCAACAAAAACAGTCGCTTGGCAAAAACTTCAGGATCATTTTCAAGAAATGCAAAATGCTTCTATGTCGGCAATGTTTAGCGAAGACAACACTAGAACGTCTCAATTTAATATACAGTGGAATGATTTTTTGATTGATTATTCGAAGAATATCATCAATCAGGAAACGGTAAATATTTTGCTTGAATTGGCAAAAGAATCTCAACTGAAGGCGGCAATTTCTAGCTATTTTGGCGGAGATCTTATCAATCAAACCGAAAACCGTGCTGTTTTGCATACCGCTTTGCGTGCGACATCAACTGCCAACATTAAAGTAGATTGCGAGAATGTGATTCCCGAAGTTGTGGCAGTAAAGAACAAAATCAAGAATTTTACTAATGAAATTGTAAACGGTGATCGAAAAGGATATACAGGCAAATCGTTTACTGATGTGGTAAACATTGGAATTGGAGGCTCAGACCTTGGACCAGCAATGGTGGTCGAAGCATTGCGATTTTATAAAAATCACCTAAATGTTCATTTTGTATCGAATGTAGATGGTGATCACGTAAATGAAATCATCAAGAAATTAAATCCTGAAACTACTCTTTTTGTCATTGTTTCGAAAACCTTTACCACACAAGAAACACTGACCAATTCTGAAACCATTAGAGCTTGGTTTTTGAAATCGGCTTCGCAAGAAGATGTGGCCAAACATTTTGTGGCTGTTTCCACCAATATGCAGCGCGTAACGGAATTTGGTATCAATCCGGACAATGTTTTCCCGATGTGGGATTGGGTTGGCGGACGATTTTCGCTTTGGAGTGCCGTAGGACTTTCGATTAGTTTGGCTGTGGGTTTTGATAATTATAATGCATTGTTGGAGGGCGCTAACGAAATGGACGAGCATTTCAAAAGTGAAGATTTCGATAAAAACATTCCGGTAATTTTAGCTTTGCTAAGCATTTGGTACAATAACTTTTTTGGTGCCGAAAGTGAAGCATTGATTCCGTATACGCAATACCTACAAAAATTAGCGCCTTATTTGCAACAAGGTTTTATGGAAAGCAATGGAAAAAGTGTGGATCGCGACGGAAACCCTGTAGATTACCAAACCGGAACAATAATTTGGGGAGAACCAGGAACCAATTCGCAACACGCTTTCTTTCAGTTGATACATCAAGGAACCAAGTTGATTCCTACTGATTTTATTGGATTTGTAAAACCATTGTATGGCAACGAAGACCACCACGATAAATTGATGTCTAACTTTTTTGCACAAACCGAAGCTTTATTGCACGGAAAATCAGCCGAAAAAGTACAGGCAGAATTTGATAAACAAGGCCTTTCGGAAGAAAAAGCCAAATTTTTATTGCCATTTAAAGTTTTTAGCGGCAATAAACCCACCAATACTATTTTGATTCAAAAACTAACGCCAAAAAGCTTGGGTTCTTTGGTTGCTATGTATGAGCACAAGATTTTTGTACAGGGAATTATCTGGAATATCTTCAGCTATGATCAATGGGGAGTTGAATTGGGAAAACAATTAGCCAACTCGATTTTGGATGAAATCAATTCAAAAAATGTTAAAGCACACGACAGCTCAACGGAATTTTTACTGCATCATTTTTTGAAGAATAAATAAAATTGTAGTTTTCTTGCGAAAGCAAATTTATCAGGAACCTTGACTTTTTTAAAAGTCAAGGTTTTTTTTGTTAAGTAGTTATAATACAAGAGGTTTTGAATTATTTTTTAGGATAAAAAGGATATTTATTTATTAACAATTGGCATGAGGCATAAATTATCTATAGCCTTATAAATCAGGTTTTTATGTTTTTTTAATTAACACATTCGCAGTGGAAAGTTATATTTGTTAATAATACAGTATTAAAAATTATTTTATTAACATTTCATTAACATTTAAGTCGATAAAATGTTAGAATTTTGCCAAACTAAACAAACAAATTAATATGAAAAAAATTGTCTTTATTTTTATTTTATTCCTGTCGTTTATGGGGTACTCTCAAGTAACTACTTCAGGGATTTCAGGAACAGTTAAATCTGTATCTGGGGAACGAATTCCGGGGGCTTCGGTTCAGGTTATTCACGTACCTACTGGAACGAAGTATAATACAATAACCAGTGCCACAGGAGGGTATGCGGTTCAAGCAATTAAACCCGGGGGACCATATACGGTTAAGGTTTCTTTTGTTGGTTCAATTACAAGTGAAACTACAGAAGTTGTCGCGCCCTTGGGTAGTATTACTACTGTAGATGCGGTTCTAGCAGACGAAACAAATCAGCTGAAAGAAGTGGTTGTTTCTAGAACAAACACGAACGGAGTTTTTTCTAAAAACAAAACGGGAGCTTCGCAACAATTCTCCAATAGAGAAGTAAATGCGATACCAACTATTGGCGCTCGTTCCATCAACTCTATTACCAAATACAATCCAAATGCTGGAAGTGGTGGTGGTTTTGGGGGTCAAGATTCAAGGTTGAATAACTTTACTATTGACGGTTCTGTTTTTAACAATGGGTTTGGTCTTGGTAGCGATTCTCAAGCAGGAGGTAGAACAGGTTCTACCGCCATCTCGTTGGATGCTATTGAGCAATTACAAGTAAACATTGCTCCTTTTGATGTACGTCAAACAGGATTTACAGGTTCAGGAATAAACGCTGTTACCCGCAGTGGAACGAATGAGATTGAAGGATCTGTCTATACTTCAACTAGAAGTAACAAGGAAAATTTTGTTGGTACCAAGGCGGGAGAAGTTCGTATTGTTCCAGCACCATTCGATGAAGCGATTTGGGGAGCAAGAATTGGTTTGCCGATCATTAAAAATAAATTGTTCTTTTTTGGAAATTTTGAAACAATTGAAAACACTAGTCCTGCAACTACTTGGACTTCTTCAGGTTCGCCAAATCCAAGTGCTCAGGTATCTAATCCGACATACGATCAAATGCAAACGCTTTCTAATTTTATGCAGGATAAATTCAATTATAGTACAGGACCTTGGGAAAATTTTGATTCAAAACGAGAATCTATAAAATTCCTTGGTAGAATAGATTGGAACATCAATGACAATCACAAACTTAATATTCGCTACGTACATCACGATTCATCATCCGACGTTCCTGTTTCCAATTCCAATTCATTAGGATTTGGTAATAGAACACAACGTGTAGAATCGATGGCATTTAAAAACAGTGGATATACGCTACAAGATAATACAAGATCTTTTGTATTACAATTAGACTCTAAATTATCAGAATCTTGGACCAATAATTTTATTGCTGGTTACGATAAGCAAATAGAGGATAGAGGACTTCAAGGAGGCGGACTATTCCCTACAATTGACATACTTAATGGAACTCCAATTGCTACTGGTGGATTCACTACTGGGAATGCAACCTTTATTTCTGTTGGTTTAGATCCATTTACGCAGGGTAATAAATTAAACTATTCTACACTGCATTTTACTGATAACGTAACTAAAACATACGAAAAACACACCTTGTTATTTGGAGCTAATTACGAACGTTTCAAATCAGAAAATTTATTTTTCCCAGGATCTAATGGAGTGTTTATTTTCAACTCTTTAAATGAGTTTTATAACGCGGCAAATGAATCTTTAGCGGCAAATGGAACTCCGTCAATAGCTACTTTACCAACTAGAACACAATTTAGATATTCTGCATTAGAAGGTGGTGGCGATCCGCTGCAAGTTATGCAATCGGATAAAATTGACCTTTATGTTCAAGATGAATATAAAGTAGCAGACAATTTGAAAGTTGTGGTTGGTTTGCGCGCGACCTCAGTTTCTTTCAAAGATACTGCGCTTGAAAATCCAGCAGTAACTGCAATGACTTTCGCCGATGGTGAAAAGTTTAACACCGGTGACGTTCCAGATACTCAATATTTATTTGAACCTAGAATAGGATTCAATTTAGATGTAAGTGGCGATGCAAAAACACAAGTTCGAGGTGGTACAGGAATATTTACAGGAAGACCTCCTTTTGTATTCTTATCTAACGCTATTGGTAACAATGGAGTTCTCACTGGATTTGTTGATGCTAGTGGTTCAGCACTTTCATCAGGAGGATATGGGTTTACTGCTAGTCCAGCACAATATTTTACTCCTGCAACCCCAACATTACCATCTACTTTTGATTTGGCTTTTACGGATAGTAACTACAAATTTCCACAAGTTTGGAAAACAACTATTGGGGTAGATCAAAAATTACCTTTTGGGTTTATTGGAACCCTTGAAGGGATTTATAGTAAAAACATTAACGAAGTGTTTTATTACAACGCTAATTTTGCTGATCCAGTCGGAACAATTGCAGGTCCAGATAATAGACCATTGTATGCAGGTAATGACAATGGAGTTCGTGTAAACAACAATGTTTCTAACGGAATAGTGCTTTCAAACTCTAATCAAGGGTATTTTTATTCCACTACTGTTAAACTAGAATATCCTTACAAAAAAGGATTATGGGGTTCGATTGCCTATACGCATTCTGGAGCTTATGATTTGATGTCTGCAGGTTCAATAGCCGCTGGTTCTTGGACTGGAGCAAGATCTGTTAATGGAAATAATGATTTAGATTTGAGCATCTCTAATAATAACACTCCTAATAGAGTAGTGGGTATATTAGGGTATAAAATTGAATACGGAAAACAATTTGGTGGAGCTACTTCTATCAACTTGGGATACATCGGGGAGCAAGCAAATCCTTTCAGTTATACCTACAACGGAGATTTGAATGGAGACAGAGTAAATGGAAATGATTTACTTTTTGTGCCTATGAAGGCTACAGATTTAAGGTTCGTACCAATAACACAAACCCTTGGAGGATCAACGTTAGTGCTATATTCTGAAGCTGATCAACAAGCAGCTTTTGAAAAATATATTGAGCAAGATTCCTATTTGAGAGAAAGAAGAGGTCAGTATGTTGAAAGAAACTCAAATGTTTTGCCAATGTTGCACAGACTAGACCTTTCGGTTACACAAGATTTCTACGTAAAAATTGCGGGTAAGAAAAACAGTTTTCAATTTAGAGCCGATATCTTAAACTTTACTAACTTTTTAAATAGAGATTGGGGAATATCGCAACGTGCTACAAATCCTAATATTTTATCAGTTTCTCAAGCTCCAAGCTCAGCAAATAATTTTATTCCTGGTTACCAAATGTCTTTACAAACAGACAATCAAGGGAAAAGATTCCTGACTAGAGATACTTTTGTAAATAACGCATCAGTGTTTGATGTTTGGCAAGCTCAATTTACGTTAAGATATACTTTTGGTAAATAATATTAATAAAAAATAAAACGAATACATTTAAACTTAAAAATAAAAATTATGAAAATTAAAAATCAAATTCTATATTTAGTTGCCATTTTATCGGTAACATTCTTGACTTTTTCTTGTTCTGAAACTTCAGAAGACGTAGCTAGACTTCCTTCAATCGTAGATATTGCAAAATCAGATCCGAACTTTAGTATTTTAGTTGAGGCAGTAGTTAAAACAGGTTTAGCAACAACTTTGAGTAATCCAGGTTCTTATACTGTTTTTGCCCCTACAAATGATGCTTTTAACAAAGCTGGGATTAAAAGCGGCGATATTACAGCAATGACCGACGCAACAGCAATTGCTAATTTAAGAGTAGTAGTGCTAAATCACGTTCTTGGAATTGGAACAAGATCTTCTGACTTATTAGCAGGCGGATATTTTAAAACTTTTGGGTTTTACAGATCTACTCCAACATCAACTTCAGGAGCAAACATAAGTATGTATATTAGCAAACCTGCAGCTGATGTTTTGGTAAACGGTGGTGTTTCTAATGGTGGTGCAAAAGTAACTAAAGCAGATATTGATGCTAGTAATGGTATAGTTCACGTTATTGATGGTGTATTAGCTATACCTACGATTGTGCAACACGCGGTAGCGAATCCATCATTATCATCATTAGTTGGTGTTGTAACAAGTCCTGCTCAATCTTCAGTTTTAGCTACATTAACTGCTGCAACAGGTGCTGCGCCGGTTACTGTATATGCTCCAACAAACGCTGCTTTTACAAAAGCGCTAGGAACAGGAGGTTATTTAGTAGGTAAAACAGATGCTGATATCACTAAAATTTTAAATTATCATTTAGAAAAATTCAATAGAGTAACTTCGTCTGCGACTGCTTTTTCTACAACAGCAGATATTACAGTTACTACTTTATTCCCTACTTATACTTTCGTAATAACAAGAGGAACATTGAAAATTGTTGACAAATCAACACCTGCTGTTAATGCAAATGCTACAGTATTAAACATTCAAGGAGCAAACGGATCTATCCAAATAGTTGATAAGGTGCTGCAATCATTGTAATTTTGGTTGACTAATAAAATTATAGATTTTCAAAAAGCCCAGAAATTTTTTCTGGGTTTTTTTATGCAATTATATTTGGAGGTTCTTTTTTTATTACTTTTTTGTGGCCAATAGATTAAGGTTTTTAGTTCATTTCAAGTAGGATTACTATTTTTTAACCTTTTTTTATTTATATTTGTTAAAACAAAAATTATTTTATGTACGAAATCATTCAAAAATTACACTCTTGGTGGGCTTATCTCGCTATAGTATTATTGTGTATCGCAGTAATCAATTCAATCATTGGATTTGTATCTAAAAAAGAATACAAAAACGCTGATAAAAAACTAGGACTTTATGCTTTAGGCGCTATACATACACAAATTATTATAGGTCTGCTCGTATATTTTGTTTCGCCTTTGGGACTATCTGGTTTTTCTATGAAGGACAGCGCTTTACGGCTAACTTCTATGGAGCATCCGTTGATAAACATCATTGGGATTGTTTTGATAACTATCGGTTGGGTGAAACATAAAAAACTAACTAGCAGTGAATCTAAATTCAAGACGCTTGCCATTTTTTATGGAATTGGATTACTGCTTATACTGAGTAGAGTCCCCTGGGGATTATGGTTTAAATAAACTCAAAAGTCCTTTTTAAAGGGCTTTTTTTAGCTAGGTATGGTTTTTGTTTAATCGTGTTTAACTTCAAGTACCAAAATGAATTCAAAACGTCAGAAATACCAAAAAAATCCTTTTTTCAGTTTAGTAAGCTGCAGTTTTTTTGTTTTTATTTCCCTTGCTTTTTTTGTGGTAGCCCATGGTCAATCTCTAAATAAAGTCAAAAGTAAGACAACAAAAACTAAAGATTCCGTAGCCAAAACAAAGGTTGTGGCTGCAAAAAGTGAAAAAACAATTACCGCCGTTGATACAGTGAAAAAAATCAACCCTATATTCGATCAGCCGGAGGTGGGTATCGATAGTTTGTTTTTAGGAACAGGAAAATTTAAATTGTATAAAAAAAATGCCCACGCGTCCTATTATCACGATAAATTTCATAGTAAAAAGACCGCTAGCGGAAAAAAATACGACAAAAACAAATATTCTGCTGCACATAAAAAATTGCCTTTCGGGACCATCGTAAAAGTCACCAATGAAGCCAACGGAAAATCAGTACTTGTCGAAGTAACCGACAGAGGGCCATTTGTTCGATCCAGAGAAATAGATCTTTCCAGAAAAGCATTTATGGAAATTGCGAGCAATAAATCCTCCGGAAATATGAAAGTAACATTGGAGGTGCGTCAAAAATAGTTATTTCCAATTTTTATAAGGATTTTTACTTAAATAGGAATTATAATAGCGATGGTCATTGGTCACCTCAGCTCCGAGCCAGACCGGTTTTTCAAAGTTTTCGGTTTCTGATTTTAATTCAATTTCCGCCATAATCAATCCTTCATTTCCGTCATAAAACTCATCGATTTCAAAAATGTGATTCCCCACTTTGACTTCAAATCGGGTTTTGTCAATGCTGCCCTCTTCGCATAATTGCAATAAAGCTAGAGCCTCATCCATAGCAATTTCTTTTTCCCATTCGAATCTCGACAACCCTGACGCATTCGAGACGCCTTTTATGGTCAAGAAGCCCTTATCTCCTTTTATTCGCACACGAACCGTTCTTTCAGGATTAGAGCTCAAATAGCCCTGCGCAATTCGATTTTGGGTAAAAGCTTCCTCTTTGAAAGCCTCGGAAGTCACCAAAAATTTTCTTTCTATTTCTATCATTTTGTCATTTCGGGGCACGAAGCAATCTTTTGGAGAGATGCTCCAAGTTTTTAATTCTCTAATGTTTTCTTCATCAAATATATAAATTCTTCGTGTATCTCTGAAGCGTCTTTGTGTATCTCTGTGTAATAATTTACATAAATTTGCTTTATGTCCGAAATAGTTCCAAATAGAAAAATCATACACATCGACATGGATGCTTTTTTTGCTTCGGTGGAGCAAATGGATAATCCTGCCTTGCGCGGAAAACCTATCGCTGTTGGCGGTTCCGAAAACCGAGGCGTTGTTGCCGCCGCGAGTTATGAAGCGAGAAAATTTGGTGTTCGAAGTGCCATCAGTGGTGTTTTGGCCAAGAAAAATTGCCCAGATTTAATTTTTGTTCGACCGCGATTCGACCGATACAAAGAAATATCAAACAAAATCCGAAAAATATTCTTCGAATACACCGATTTAGTCGAACCTCTTTCGCTGGACGAAGCTTACCTCGATGTGACCATAAACAAAAAAGGAAATCCGAGTGCGACTTTGTTGGCACAGGAAATTCGGTTTCGCATTCTTAATGAAGTTGGATTGACGGCATCGGCAGGGATTTCTATCAATAAATTTGTGGCCAAAATTGCTAGCGATTACAACAAACCCAATGGTCAAAAAACCGTCAATCCTGATGAGGTGATCCCTTTTTTGGAAGTGCTGCCCATCCGAAAATTTTACGGTGTAGGGAAGGTCACTACCGAAAAAATGTATCAATTGGGGATTTTTACAGGATTGGAACTCAAAAGCAAATCCTTAGAATTTCTGGAAAAACATTTCGGAAAATCGGGAAGTTTCTATTATAATGTAGTGCGAGGAATTCACAATAGTGCCGTAAAATCAGATCGAATTACAAAATCGGTCGCAGCCGAACACACTTTTCATGTGAATCTTTCGTCCGAAATTTTTATGCTGGAGCGATTGGAAAACATTGCCCAATCATTAGAAAAAAGACTCAAAAAACATCACATTGCTGGTAAAACGGTTACTTTAAAAATTAAGTACAGCGATTTCACCCAACAAACTCGAAGCAAAACCTTGCCTTATTTTATTTCTGACAAAGGATTGATTCTCGAAACGGTAAAAGAATTATTGTTTCAGGAGCGAATGAAAGACTCCGTTAGATTACTTGGTATTTCTTTGAGCAATCTCAACACCGAAGAAAAAAAGGCGGTTGTAGTGCAATTGAAATTTGCTTTTTGAACAAAAAAAACCATCCGCTAGGGCAGAT is part of the Flavobacterium nackdongense genome and encodes:
- a CDS encoding TonB-dependent receptor, whose protein sequence is MKKIVFIFILFLSFMGYSQVTTSGISGTVKSVSGERIPGASVQVIHVPTGTKYNTITSATGGYAVQAIKPGGPYTVKVSFVGSITSETTEVVAPLGSITTVDAVLADETNQLKEVVVSRTNTNGVFSKNKTGASQQFSNREVNAIPTIGARSINSITKYNPNAGSGGGFGGQDSRLNNFTIDGSVFNNGFGLGSDSQAGGRTGSTAISLDAIEQLQVNIAPFDVRQTGFTGSGINAVTRSGTNEIEGSVYTSTRSNKENFVGTKAGEVRIVPAPFDEAIWGARIGLPIIKNKLFFFGNFETIENTSPATTWTSSGSPNPSAQVSNPTYDQMQTLSNFMQDKFNYSTGPWENFDSKRESIKFLGRIDWNINDNHKLNIRYVHHDSSSDVPVSNSNSLGFGNRTQRVESMAFKNSGYTLQDNTRSFVLQLDSKLSESWTNNFIAGYDKQIEDRGLQGGGLFPTIDILNGTPIATGGFTTGNATFISVGLDPFTQGNKLNYSTLHFTDNVTKTYEKHTLLFGANYERFKSENLFFPGSNGVFIFNSLNEFYNAANESLAANGTPSIATLPTRTQFRYSALEGGGDPLQVMQSDKIDLYVQDEYKVADNLKVVVGLRATSVSFKDTALENPAVTAMTFADGEKFNTGDVPDTQYLFEPRIGFNLDVSGDAKTQVRGGTGIFTGRPPFVFLSNAIGNNGVLTGFVDASGSALSSGGYGFTASPAQYFTPATPTLPSTFDLAFTDSNYKFPQVWKTTIGVDQKLPFGFIGTLEGIYSKNINEVFYYNANFADPVGTIAGPDNRPLYAGNDNGVRVNNNVSNGIVLSNSNQGYFYSTTVKLEYPYKKGLWGSIAYTHSGAYDLMSAGSIAAGSWTGARSVNGNNDLDLSISNNNTPNRVVGILGYKIEYGKQFGGATSINLGYIGEQANPFSYTYNGDLNGDRVNGNDLLFVPMKATDLRFVPITQTLGGSTLVLYSEADQQAAFEKYIEQDSYLRERRGQYVERNSNVLPMLHRLDLSVTQDFYVKIAGKKNSFQFRADILNFTNFLNRDWGISQRATNPNILSVSQAPSSANNFIPGYQMSLQTDNQGKRFLTRDTFVNNASVFDVWQAQFTLRYTFGK
- a CDS encoding CYTH domain-containing protein — translated: MIEIERKFLVTSEAFKEEAFTQNRIAQGYLSSNPERTVRVRIKGDKGFLTIKGVSNASGLSRFEWEKEIAMDEALALLQLCEEGSIDKTRFEVKVGNHIFEIDEFYDGNEGLIMAEIELKSETENFEKPVWLGAEVTNDHRYYNSYLSKNPYKNWK
- the dinB gene encoding DNA polymerase IV, which encodes MSEIVPNRKIIHIDMDAFFASVEQMDNPALRGKPIAVGGSENRGVVAAASYEARKFGVRSAISGVLAKKNCPDLIFVRPRFDRYKEISNKIRKIFFEYTDLVEPLSLDEAYLDVTINKKGNPSATLLAQEIRFRILNEVGLTASAGISINKFVAKIASDYNKPNGQKTVNPDEVIPFLEVLPIRKFYGVGKVTTEKMYQLGIFTGLELKSKSLEFLEKHFGKSGSFYYNVVRGIHNSAVKSDRITKSVAAEHTFHVNLSSEIFMLERLENIAQSLEKRLKKHHIAGKTVTLKIKYSDFTQQTRSKTLPYFISDKGLILETVKELLFQERMKDSVRLLGISLSNLNTEEKKAVVVQLKFAF
- the pgi gene encoding glucose-6-phosphate isomerase; this encodes MALHNTNPTKTVAWQKLQDHFQEMQNASMSAMFSEDNTRTSQFNIQWNDFLIDYSKNIINQETVNILLELAKESQLKAAISSYFGGDLINQTENRAVLHTALRATSTANIKVDCENVIPEVVAVKNKIKNFTNEIVNGDRKGYTGKSFTDVVNIGIGGSDLGPAMVVEALRFYKNHLNVHFVSNVDGDHVNEIIKKLNPETTLFVIVSKTFTTQETLTNSETIRAWFLKSASQEDVAKHFVAVSTNMQRVTEFGINPDNVFPMWDWVGGRFSLWSAVGLSISLAVGFDNYNALLEGANEMDEHFKSEDFDKNIPVILALLSIWYNNFFGAESEALIPYTQYLQKLAPYLQQGFMESNGKSVDRDGNPVDYQTGTIIWGEPGTNSQHAFFQLIHQGTKLIPTDFIGFVKPLYGNEDHHDKLMSNFFAQTEALLHGKSAEKVQAEFDKQGLSEEKAKFLLPFKVFSGNKPTNTILIQKLTPKSLGSLVAMYEHKIFVQGIIWNIFSYDQWGVELGKQLANSILDEINSKNVKAHDSSTEFLLHHFLKNK
- a CDS encoding septal ring lytic transglycosylase RlpA family protein; protein product: MNSKRQKYQKNPFFSLVSCSFFVFISLAFFVVAHGQSLNKVKSKTTKTKDSVAKTKVVAAKSEKTITAVDTVKKINPIFDQPEVGIDSLFLGTGKFKLYKKNAHASYYHDKFHSKKTASGKKYDKNKYSAAHKKLPFGTIVKVTNEANGKSVLVEVTDRGPFVRSREIDLSRKAFMEIASNKSSGNMKVTLEVRQK
- a CDS encoding fasciclin domain-containing protein; the protein is MKIKNQILYLVAILSVTFLTFSCSETSEDVARLPSIVDIAKSDPNFSILVEAVVKTGLATTLSNPGSYTVFAPTNDAFNKAGIKSGDITAMTDATAIANLRVVVLNHVLGIGTRSSDLLAGGYFKTFGFYRSTPTSTSGANISMYISKPAADVLVNGGVSNGGAKVTKADIDASNGIVHVIDGVLAIPTIVQHAVANPSLSSLVGVVTSPAQSSVLATLTAATGAAPVTVYAPTNAAFTKALGTGGYLVGKTDADITKILNYHLEKFNRVTSSATAFSTTADITVTTLFPTYTFVITRGTLKIVDKSTPAVNANATVLNIQGANGSIQIVDKVLQSL